The Canis lupus dingo isolate Sandy chromosome 11, ASM325472v2, whole genome shotgun sequence genome includes a region encoding these proteins:
- the SLC31A2 gene encoding probable low affinity copper uptake protein 2 isoform X2 has protein sequence MVELQGRLYLVVIPGKKTKTNPKSKLKARGLKASEKMNTAQGCAAQHGDYGYYYCMRVAERMHFIFSNEVVLLFDFWSVHSPAGMALSVLVVLFLAVLYESIKVGKAKLLYWAVVSMSIPASQLTEETDQDSSGSDSPPVSTTRLSSRDFLLKPACAVWSSESTAATSVLSQPAQGLDVGILCLNKAAVT, from the exons ATGGTGGAGTTACAAGGAAGACTTTATTTGGTCGTGATCcctggcaaaaaaacaaaaacaaacccaaaatcaAAACTGAAAGCCAGGGGACTAAAAGCCTCTGAGAAAATGAATACGGCCCAGGGATGTGCTGCccagcatggtgactatggttaCTACTACTGTATGagagttgctgagaga aTGCATTTCATCTTCTCCAACGAGGTGGTGCTTCTGTTTGATTTCTGGAGTGTCCACAGTCCTGCAG GCATGGCCCTTTCAGTGCTGGTGGTCCTGTTCCTGGCTGTGTTGTATGAAAGCATCAAGGTTGGGAAAGCCAAGCTGCTCTACTGGGCTGTAGTGAGCATGTCCATCCCCGCCAGCCAGCTCACTGAGGAGACAGACCAGGATTCTTCAGGCTCAGACTCGCCCCCGGTCAGCACAACCCGCCTCAG CTCCAGAGACTTTCTGCTGAAGCCAGCATGTGCTGTCTGGAGTTCGGAGTCCACTGCAGCTACGTCTGTCCTCAGCCAGCCTGCACAGGGCCTGGACGTGGGCATTTTGTGCCTTAATAAGGCTGCTGTGACCTGA
- the SLC31A2 gene encoding probable low affinity copper uptake protein 2 isoform X4 — translation MHFIFSNEVVLLFDFWSVHSPAGMALSVLVVLFLAVLYESIKVGKAKLLYWAVVSMSIPASQLTEETDQDSSGSDSPPVSTTRLSSRDFLLKPACAVWSSESTAATSVLSQPAQGLDVGILCLNKAAVT, via the exons aTGCATTTCATCTTCTCCAACGAGGTGGTGCTTCTGTTTGATTTCTGGAGTGTCCACAGTCCTGCAG GCATGGCCCTTTCAGTGCTGGTGGTCCTGTTCCTGGCTGTGTTGTATGAAAGCATCAAGGTTGGGAAAGCCAAGCTGCTCTACTGGGCTGTAGTGAGCATGTCCATCCCCGCCAGCCAGCTCACTGAGGAGACAGACCAGGATTCTTCAGGCTCAGACTCGCCCCCGGTCAGCACAACCCGCCTCAG CTCCAGAGACTTTCTGCTGAAGCCAGCATGTGCTGTCTGGAGTTCGGAGTCCACTGCAGCTACGTCTGTCCTCAGCCAGCCTGCACAGGGCCTGGACGTGGGCATTTTGTGCCTTAATAAGGCTGCTGTGACCTGA
- the SLC31A2 gene encoding probable low affinity copper uptake protein 2 isoform X1 produces the protein MVELQGRLYLVVIPGKKTKTNPKSKLKARGLKASEKMNTAQGCAAQHGDYGYYYCMRVAERMHFIFSNEVVLLFDFWSVHSPAGMALSVLVVLFLAVLYESIKVGKAKLLYWAVVSMSIPASQLTEETDQDSSGSDSPPVSTTRLRWLFCHFGQSVIHVLQVVIGYFMMLAVMSYNTWIFFGVILGSAVGYYLAYPLLSMV, from the exons ATGGTGGAGTTACAAGGAAGACTTTATTTGGTCGTGATCcctggcaaaaaaacaaaaacaaacccaaaatcaAAACTGAAAGCCAGGGGACTAAAAGCCTCTGAGAAAATGAATACGGCCCAGGGATGTGCTGCccagcatggtgactatggttaCTACTACTGTATGagagttgctgagaga aTGCATTTCATCTTCTCCAACGAGGTGGTGCTTCTGTTTGATTTCTGGAGTGTCCACAGTCCTGCAG GCATGGCCCTTTCAGTGCTGGTGGTCCTGTTCCTGGCTGTGTTGTATGAAAGCATCAAGGTTGGGAAAGCCAAGCTGCTCTACTGGGCTGTAGTGAGCATGTCCATCCCCGCCAGCCAGCTCACTGAGGAGACAGACCAGGATTCTTCAGGCTCAGACTCGCCCCCGGTCAGCACAACCCGCCTCAG GTGGCTTTTCTGTCACTTTGGCCAGTCTGTAATCCATGTCCTTCAGGTGGTCATAGGCTACTTCATGATGCTGGCTGTCATGTCCTACAACACCTGGATTTTCTTCGGCGTGATCCTCGGCTCTGCTGTGGGCTACTACCTAGCCTACCCGCTTCTCAGCATGGTTTAG
- the SLC31A2 gene encoding probable low affinity copper uptake protein 2 isoform X3 → MHFIFSNEVVLLFDFWSVHSPAGMALSVLVVLFLAVLYESIKVGKAKLLYWAVVSMSIPASQLTEETDQDSSGSDSPPVSTTRLRWLFCHFGQSVIHVLQVVIGYFMMLAVMSYNTWIFFGVILGSAVGYYLAYPLLSMV, encoded by the exons aTGCATTTCATCTTCTCCAACGAGGTGGTGCTTCTGTTTGATTTCTGGAGTGTCCACAGTCCTGCAG GCATGGCCCTTTCAGTGCTGGTGGTCCTGTTCCTGGCTGTGTTGTATGAAAGCATCAAGGTTGGGAAAGCCAAGCTGCTCTACTGGGCTGTAGTGAGCATGTCCATCCCCGCCAGCCAGCTCACTGAGGAGACAGACCAGGATTCTTCAGGCTCAGACTCGCCCCCGGTCAGCACAACCCGCCTCAG GTGGCTTTTCTGTCACTTTGGCCAGTCTGTAATCCATGTCCTTCAGGTGGTCATAGGCTACTTCATGATGCTGGCTGTCATGTCCTACAACACCTGGATTTTCTTCGGCGTGATCCTCGGCTCTGCTGTGGGCTACTACCTAGCCTACCCGCTTCTCAGCATGGTTTAG